In Streptomyces dangxiongensis, one DNA window encodes the following:
- the eccB gene encoding type VII secretion protein EccB, translating into MASRRDQLNAYTFAKRRMLASFVQSSPDASDEGAPRPLRAVLPGAIVGVVVLAAFGAWGMFKPTAPQGWNDPGQKVIIASKSTTRYVVLKTKGKAQLHPVLNMASARLVLDTQNNVDVVTVDESILDNGKVPHGVTIGIPYAPDRLPSSTEAGAAKQWAVCERPSGSGSSLQRAAFVLAARDQDKLADPREKLRGGELLYVATPEKKRYVIDAHGRAYPVDAGNRLLLQTLVGADRTPQQVTKEWIATLHEGDPIGFPSIEGVPGSAAKAPGQLDEQANRVGMVLRAPVNGQEQYFVVLPGRVAPVSDFVAQLLLASKDLVRLGQAGHHQEVSAGAIDRGEPFAARHTWPTEKPSAVNDPSTADGSRNTVCNVLGHVDPHNGATTLSTWAGTDFPAVLPTGSSSAYVTAGSGQLYRQFQGTKTTAGGVFLVTDTGLRYALQSNDDSAGADKGIGMSAKQRKQLQGEAKLAQTRLGYADVSPAPIPAAWSEFLPTGPRLSTAAARQPQGS; encoded by the coding sequence ATGGCATCTCGGCGGGACCAACTCAACGCCTACACCTTCGCGAAGCGCCGCATGCTCGCGTCGTTCGTGCAGTCGTCACCGGATGCCTCGGACGAGGGCGCGCCCCGGCCGCTGCGCGCCGTCCTGCCCGGCGCGATCGTCGGCGTCGTCGTCCTCGCGGCCTTCGGTGCCTGGGGCATGTTCAAGCCGACTGCGCCGCAGGGCTGGAACGACCCGGGCCAGAAGGTGATCATCGCCAGCAAGTCCACCACCCGTTACGTCGTGCTGAAGACCAAGGGCAAGGCCCAGCTCCACCCCGTGCTCAACATGGCCTCCGCCAGGCTCGTCCTCGACACCCAGAACAACGTCGACGTCGTCACCGTCGACGAGTCGATCCTCGACAACGGCAAGGTCCCGCACGGCGTCACCATCGGCATCCCCTACGCCCCCGACCGGCTGCCCTCCAGCACCGAGGCCGGCGCGGCCAAGCAGTGGGCCGTCTGCGAACGCCCGAGCGGCAGCGGCAGCTCCCTGCAGCGGGCCGCGTTCGTCCTCGCCGCGCGCGACCAGGACAAGCTGGCCGATCCCCGGGAGAAGCTGCGCGGCGGTGAACTCCTCTACGTCGCCACCCCGGAGAAGAAGCGGTACGTGATCGACGCACACGGCCGGGCCTACCCGGTGGACGCCGGGAACAGGCTGCTCCTCCAGACCCTCGTCGGCGCCGACCGCACACCGCAGCAGGTGACCAAGGAGTGGATCGCGACGCTGCACGAGGGCGACCCGATCGGCTTCCCGTCGATCGAGGGCGTCCCTGGCTCCGCGGCCAAGGCCCCCGGCCAACTGGACGAGCAGGCCAACCGCGTCGGCATGGTGCTCCGGGCCCCGGTCAACGGCCAGGAGCAGTACTTCGTCGTCCTCCCCGGCCGGGTCGCCCCCGTCTCCGACTTCGTCGCCCAGCTCCTGCTGGCCAGCAAGGACCTCGTGCGGCTCGGCCAGGCCGGACACCATCAGGAGGTCAGCGCGGGCGCCATCGACCGGGGGGAACCGTTCGCCGCCCGCCACACCTGGCCCACCGAGAAGCCCAGCGCGGTCAACGACCCCTCCACCGCCGACGGCAGCCGCAACACCGTCTGCAACGTCCTCGGCCACGTCGACCCCCACAACGGCGCCACGACCCTCAGCACCTGGGCCGGAACCGACTTCCCGGCCGTCCTGCCCACCGGCTCCTCCAGCGCCTACGTCACCGCCGGCTCCGGCCAGCTCTACCGCCAGTTCCAGGGCACGAAGACCACCGCCGGCGGCGTGTTCCTGGTCACCGACACCGGTCTGCGCTACGCCCTCCAGTCCAACGACGACAGCGCCGGCGCCGACAAGGGCATCGGCATGTCGGCCAAACAGCGCAAGCAGCTCCAGGGGGAGGCGAAGCTGGCGCAGACCCGCCTCGGCTACGCCGACGTGAGCCCCGCCCCCATCCCCGCGGCCTGGTCGGAGTTCCTGCCGACCGGCCCCCGCCTGTCGACCGCGGCGGCCCGCCAGCCGCAGGGCTCCTGA
- a CDS encoding DUF6571 family protein encodes MNSVLEGLGHSPEASEKFFTTTPTAYNADGTVREGGDPGFSSYLDLFTGKDFEWTVDTNAANVLADEGKAKAALFGPEALGHALESATTGRPYDGDDAADAIKHNAAQAHLVSDIVNWFGEHPELIRHNENGDLEDEETGPLYALRGSLGDITAEYMGDFQRAMYDEDPSSELFPTFGAPPDLDPNSVARFLGGVGQDPDAYAAITTAQQAYTTDVVDHVINGSSHSTASLDGRVGDAVAPGSAIAGIMSDARAHAIYEYHAASDTEFNEAAAEKQKWVNRILGMGLEKVGERVPISGAPLEWASEDIQESIMKSIEQDTSDEAETAAGQEYTNGRQPHWIPREPPSIARWSTTTASIRTPPTT; translated from the coding sequence TTGAACAGCGTCCTGGAAGGGCTCGGTCACAGCCCCGAGGCATCGGAGAAGTTCTTCACCACAACGCCGACGGCGTACAACGCGGACGGCACCGTGAGGGAGGGCGGTGATCCGGGCTTCAGCTCCTACCTGGACCTGTTCACCGGCAAGGACTTCGAGTGGACGGTCGACACCAACGCCGCGAACGTCCTCGCGGACGAGGGCAAGGCCAAAGCGGCGCTGTTCGGCCCGGAGGCACTCGGCCACGCCCTGGAGTCGGCGACCACGGGCCGGCCGTACGACGGTGACGACGCCGCCGACGCCATCAAGCACAACGCGGCGCAGGCGCATCTGGTCAGCGACATCGTGAACTGGTTCGGCGAGCATCCCGAGCTGATCAGGCACAACGAGAACGGGGATCTCGAGGACGAAGAGACGGGCCCCTTGTACGCCCTCCGGGGAAGCCTCGGTGACATCACCGCCGAGTACATGGGCGACTTCCAGCGGGCCATGTACGACGAGGATCCGAGCAGCGAGCTGTTCCCGACGTTCGGTGCCCCGCCCGACCTCGACCCGAACAGCGTCGCTCGGTTCCTGGGCGGCGTCGGCCAGGATCCCGATGCCTATGCGGCCATCACGACCGCTCAGCAGGCCTACACGACCGACGTGGTGGATCACGTCATCAACGGCTCAAGCCATTCCACAGCGTCGTTGGACGGGCGAGTGGGCGACGCGGTGGCCCCTGGATCGGCGATCGCCGGGATCATGAGTGATGCACGGGCCCATGCGATCTACGAGTACCACGCCGCTTCCGACACGGAGTTCAACGAAGCCGCGGCGGAGAAGCAGAAGTGGGTGAACCGCATTCTGGGCATGGGCCTCGAAAAAGTCGGTGAGCGGGTTCCGATCTCCGGTGCTCCTCTTGAATGGGCATCAGAGGACATTCAGGAGTCCATCATGAAGAGCATCGAGCAGGACACCTCGGACGAAGCCGAGACGGCGGCCGGCCAGGAGTACACCAACGGTCGTCAGCCGCACTGGATTCCTCGAGAGCCGCCGTCGATCGCGCGCTGGTCAACAACAACCGCATCGATCCGGACACCGCCGACGACCTGA
- the eccE gene encoding type VII secretion protein EccE, which produces MASGTRTRTRGRSAARGRATGSGTPVSETPARRGAERQQVTPGLRQRPGQAGSFRLQRLLLVELAAAVLLVGWAVGMAALVPAAVVALALLLLAFVRRRGRSLPEWLGTARELRARQKRAANTPIPPGTEPGLVPAVECEPALRTYSHGARDRRPAGIVGDGTFVTAVLQVEADATALRAERSRQPLPLGLVRDALEVDGIRLESAQIVQHTQPAPALHLPQQSVAVANYVPLQEQTGAPAVRITWIALKLDPELCAEAVAARGGGLPGAQKCVVRTADHLASRLTGAGFRARVLDEEELVAALATSACANPLVTAEAGRGENRERRTEESGRSWRCDNRRHTTYWVRRWPQLGGGRGESLPQFVARVTAIPALATTFSLTLARGERQEVSLCGHLRVTGRSDDELVAARRALEDAARQAGAGLARLDREQLPGMLATLPLGGVR; this is translated from the coding sequence ATGGCTTCCGGAACGCGGACGCGAACACGCGGCCGGTCGGCGGCACGAGGCCGCGCGACCGGGTCCGGGACGCCGGTGAGCGAGACACCCGCCCGGCGCGGCGCGGAGCGGCAGCAGGTCACGCCCGGCCTCAGGCAGCGGCCGGGCCAGGCCGGCTCGTTCCGTTTGCAACGGCTCCTGCTGGTGGAGCTGGCGGCGGCCGTGCTGCTCGTCGGCTGGGCCGTCGGGATGGCGGCCCTGGTGCCGGCCGCGGTGGTCGCCCTGGCACTGCTCCTGCTGGCGTTCGTACGGCGGCGCGGCCGGTCCCTGCCCGAGTGGCTGGGCACGGCGCGGGAGCTGCGGGCGCGGCAGAAGCGGGCCGCGAACACCCCGATACCGCCGGGTACGGAGCCCGGACTGGTCCCGGCGGTGGAGTGCGAGCCGGCCCTGCGCACGTACTCCCACGGCGCGCGTGACCGGCGGCCGGCCGGCATCGTCGGGGACGGGACGTTCGTCACGGCCGTGCTCCAGGTGGAGGCCGACGCGACCGCGCTGCGGGCCGAGCGGAGCCGGCAGCCGCTGCCCCTGGGGCTGGTGCGGGACGCGCTGGAAGTGGACGGGATCCGCCTGGAGTCGGCGCAGATCGTGCAGCACACCCAGCCGGCGCCCGCGCTGCACCTGCCCCAGCAGTCCGTGGCCGTCGCCAACTACGTGCCACTGCAGGAGCAGACCGGTGCGCCGGCCGTCCGCATCACCTGGATCGCACTGAAACTCGACCCCGAGCTGTGCGCGGAGGCCGTGGCCGCGCGCGGCGGCGGGCTGCCGGGGGCGCAGAAGTGTGTCGTACGGACCGCGGACCATCTGGCGAGCCGGCTGACCGGCGCCGGGTTCCGGGCGCGTGTGCTGGACGAGGAGGAGCTGGTCGCCGCCCTCGCCACCTCGGCCTGTGCCAACCCGCTGGTGACCGCCGAGGCGGGGCGCGGCGAGAACCGGGAGCGGCGCACGGAGGAGTCCGGGCGTAGCTGGCGCTGCGACAACCGGCGGCACACCACGTACTGGGTGCGGCGCTGGCCCCAACTGGGCGGCGGCCGGGGCGAGTCGCTCCCGCAGTTCGTCGCCCGGGTCACCGCGATACCGGCCCTGGCGACCACCTTCAGCCTGACCCTGGCGCGCGGGGAACGGCAGGAGGTGTCGCTGTGCGGGCATCTGCGGGTGACCGGGCGCAGCGACGACGAACTCGTCGCGGCGCGGCGCGCGCTGGAGGACGCGGCCCGGCAGGCCGGGGCCGGCCTCGCCCGCCTCGACCGTGAGCAACTGCCCGGCATGCTGGCCACTCTGCCCCTCGGAGGTGTGCGGTGA
- the mycP gene encoding type VII secretion-associated serine protease mycosin, which translates to MTRTLPARTTLATTAALAVTLLTAPAATADPGFGQCTFSRTNHKYTGTPWALQRVNLDELWSRSKGGNTRVAVIDTGVDTANPQLTHAVDASLGANFLPPKDKKGQPIDRGNAKGTTDTVGHGTRVAGIIAARPMKGTGFVGLAPEATIIPVKQNDAEGHGTAGTLTSAIRHAIKEKADVINISQDTADAAVPDEDLHRAVNEALAARIVVVASAGNDGLGGNSKKTYPASYDGVLAVAASDRNNERAAFSQSGDFVGVAAPGVDMISTVPKGGHCTDNGTSFSAPYVAGVAALIKAKHPKWTAREVVAQIEQTAERSISGHDRLVGWGVVDPVRALTEDDHPIETPHPDPGLTHAEAPTPAGLTLGETPRERTARIATYVAVGVAVLVAALGGGAVALRDARRRRRGLRGRG; encoded by the coding sequence ATGACGCGGACGCTCCCGGCCCGTACCACCCTCGCGACGACCGCGGCGCTGGCCGTCACCCTGCTGACGGCACCGGCCGCGACGGCGGACCCCGGCTTCGGCCAGTGCACGTTCTCCAGAACCAACCACAAGTACACGGGCACGCCCTGGGCGCTCCAGCGCGTCAACCTCGACGAGCTGTGGAGCCGGTCCAAGGGCGGCAACACCAGGGTCGCCGTCATCGACACGGGCGTCGACACGGCCAACCCGCAGCTCACCCACGCCGTCGACGCCTCCCTGGGCGCCAACTTCCTGCCGCCGAAGGACAAGAAGGGCCAGCCCATCGACCGCGGCAACGCCAAGGGCACGACCGACACGGTCGGCCACGGCACGCGCGTCGCGGGCATCATCGCGGCCCGCCCCATGAAGGGCACGGGCTTCGTCGGCCTCGCCCCCGAGGCCACGATCATCCCGGTCAAGCAGAACGACGCGGAGGGCCACGGCACGGCCGGCACTCTCACCTCGGCCATCCGGCACGCGATCAAGGAGAAGGCCGACGTCATCAACATCTCCCAGGACACGGCAGACGCCGCCGTCCCCGACGAGGACCTGCACCGGGCCGTGAACGAGGCACTGGCGGCCAGGATCGTCGTGGTCGCCTCCGCCGGCAACGACGGCCTCGGCGGCAACTCGAAGAAGACGTACCCCGCGTCCTACGACGGCGTCCTCGCCGTCGCCGCCTCCGACCGCAACAACGAACGCGCGGCCTTCTCCCAGTCCGGAGACTTCGTCGGAGTCGCCGCCCCGGGTGTCGACATGATCTCCACGGTCCCCAAGGGCGGCCACTGCACCGACAACGGCACCAGCTTCTCCGCCCCGTACGTGGCCGGCGTCGCCGCGCTGATCAAGGCCAAGCACCCCAAGTGGACGGCCCGGGAGGTCGTGGCCCAGATCGAGCAGACGGCGGAACGCTCCATCTCCGGCCATGACCGGCTGGTCGGCTGGGGCGTGGTGGACCCCGTCCGCGCGCTGACCGAGGACGATCACCCGATCGAGACCCCTCACCCCGACCCGGGCCTCACCCATGCGGAGGCCCCGACCCCCGCCGGACTCACCCTCGGCGAAACCCCCCGGGAACGCACCGCCCGCATCGCCACGTACGTCGCCGTCGGCGTGGCGGTCCTGGTGGCGGCCCTGGGCGGCGGAGCGGTGGCCTTGCGCGACGCACGCAGGAGACGCCGGGGGCTCCGGGGCCGGGGATGA